The DNA window acatatataatttcccatataattcttatatacatattagaaaactaattttactaattaattctgatacataaatatttagatcAATTATCAGATTGATAATCTCAGAAAggcaaaatatacaaaataattcatcAGTAACAAAACtacattattcttaattttacaattttttctagtAATATATACGACTGTCATGTAtgtaaaacttatatattttgaatatgtaCTTTGCTAAACttattgcgcgcgcgcgtgtgtgtgtgtgtgtgtgtacaaatatttaaatatacttccTTTTGCACacagaaatgtatataatatagaattttgtATACAATCCTTGTACAAAAATCACTACTTTGTCATCAGGTTTTTAGAGcaattcttttctttgtaaaattactaaataatttttttttctttttcttatattcatGAGGActagataaatttaaactgtCTAAATTATCTAGTGATGGCAAATTTTGAACGATTGTCTCTGTAGTTAACTGATCATTTTCTTTGCTTTGCTTTGTTTTCCAATTTGAGGTAATTTTTTCCCATCGTGACAATgtcttattctttttactaCTAACATTTAGAGTTTTTGTATCACTTGCTTTCATGATAGATTCACAACTTTCATTCTCTTGTGGatattttgatgttttttcatttgtttttTGAGTTATGTGAACTATATCTTTATACTTATCAGgtaatgttttctttatttctgtaCTTTCTTGTAAGTTGTTTCCTTCTTGAATTGAACTGCTgtgaaagtaataattatattatcttgtgtgttcttaaaataatttgttatatatgaATCAAATTAAACAAGAATTACGTTACCTTGTGCCAAAAGAATTACGTTACCTTGTGCCAAAAGAATTTGGAGCTTGTATAGAATTGTGTAATTTGCCCCAAAAGTCTAATCCCTTGAGATTATAATctaaattagatatatattttaattgaaacggCAATTCACATCTTTTGTATATACAtggtataatttttctctgtcGCTTTTCTAAGGAAAAATACAATCTGTTAGAATACAGCACTTACAATATCTATTGTAAATTGATACAATTCTAAAGAGACATAACATACCAATACTTAGAGCCTGAGTATAGttcaagaaaaatttgtttgccGAGCTTTTGAGAAAATTCGGTGATACTATAATGAGCAGTCTATTACATCGTTCGGATATCAACTTCATTATCGCTTCATGCTCGAATTCTATACCAACGACCAAATCTCGATCTTTCAAACATAGCTACAAAGCAATAACacagtttaattttatcagaacttttgtaaaaagaaattatatattatataagattttatttagcCATCCTAAGCCGAAAGGCAAGAattatgtgaaataaataaaataatataaataatataagattttatttatttgcaatacCTTCAGCTTGAATTGCGTCTCAAGTTTCTCTATCATCTCATTCACAAAATCAATATCCTCCTCTGCATACAAAAGAAATGCATCGTAGTATTGTGTTTCTAAACCTTGATTTAGCCTATGAATATCACCTATGAGgaacatatacataaatgttacataatcatgtatacaacataaaaataattgtattgcAGAAAATGATCTGAACTAAagtattatgaattatttataacaaaccAAATGTAAGTATTTTTTGATCAGCACACTCATCTATTGGCTCTGCTGACATTTGAGCTCTTTGCTGGTGTTCCAAATATCTCTCAGCATCACTTTCTACAATCAATAAATCTTcagctataattttttttatttacacactAGATGAAGACTCATATTAGCAACTATATtcataattgataataattgtacagtgataataattgtacatatgGAAgagtgtttaataaaaaagcagtTCAATGaacattcaataattttctgatataattaatatttatctctaGTTCTTTATTGTCTCTAAAACCAATGAGGAATTACTGAGCACTGCTGAAACTGCTTCTCCCACTAAATGtatccatttttatatttgtattgttttatatatattttttaactatcaaaaaatatacaagttTTTTGTGTATTTAGTACATACGAAACAAAGCTTCAGTGTCATCAATAATGTCCCATCTGTCCATCTGCTCCATCATtgcttgaaaatttttcattgtaatATCTTTCTGATTTTTCTCCAACAATGTCAATATGTGTATTGTTGGATCAGAATGTGATGTTAGCAGTGACATAAGTTCTGTGCTGAGCTCCAACTGATGTGCTAGGCCTCTCCAGTCCCttgtataatttgtttacaaattaattatgatgATACTTTTAGAAAAACCTATTTAAGTCCATTAAAATGTGAGCAAATGCATACCTTGGCAAGCCATTATCGCTTGGCAAAACCTTCATGGGATTCAGCATAGTCGCAATAACCTGTCTGCTCGCAGCAGTGGCTGCCACAAGTGGCACAGTCGATAAATCCATTGTGATATTCCCTCTTCTCAttcctttatttaaataactattgtATTGACTATGACACCGCGTCTTATACCCATCTAACCTATCTTAACAAACACATTTAGATCATATCACATCTTAAGTGTTTTATCCAgactgcgttccgatattcactgaaATTCTATACAgtgtatgtgacgtaaactatagattttcagtactggcagtaataTCGgactgcgttccgtttcaacgcatgatgcgcataatgcattgttcatccttgtttaacgtttgacaaacaacaaggatgaacgatgcatcatgcgtatTATGCGTAAAACGGAACGTACCCTCGGAATGCAGCCGAGATGTCGCTATTGCGGTAGTCGTGCATGTCATTGCGAACCAGCCGTAATCAGCCGTAATCGTACATTAAGCGTAGTCTACAATgaagatttaagctttaagccttaaaaaattgaccaatcacagtcgatttttataaaaatactcaattgtgattagtcaatttcttatggatTAAAGCTTAAGTCTTCATTGTAGACTACGCCTTAGACCTGATTAGACCTTTTGGGTACGTCCCCTTATTTATGATATACGCAAATtttttgatgtaaaaaaatatttcgagtggCGTTGCTGGTTATCAAACAATCCGATTAAACAACAAATCGATTTGCAcaagaagaagaggagagatTGAATGATAAGAAATCATGATATAAGAAACACAGTGATAAGAAGTGGCGATTTTTTTTAGTCGGcatgtttttttatctatttcagatctctacatacaattttaattaatttaattaaaaaaacaattgccaaaagcaataataaagaaaaatttctaacCACATGcacatacataatttattgtccttaatataatttttttttcttattatttaatttaaatttcattaagtttaaataatttataacttagcatgaaattaagttttaattaatctgctaaatgtatagaattaatatttaaaaaccaaACTATCAGATGTAATTCTGAGTCATAAGTATCTTTAACACTTTTTCGCGTATTCCaagcattaaatattaaactatcaCTCAACtgcctttgaaattttaagCAACAATTTTaggatttaataattaaagtttcttaattattaaactttatgaatataataaaattttaagaaatatctaaaaaacacAGTGGCAAAGTAAACatccaaattatttttcggaatactttatatatagcatttaaaattggaacaaaaaatcttcataaaatatacacacattaCATATGCCGTTTCATCACGTGATATCTATTCTTTTGATCTTCATAGTGTTATTAGCAAGTACGAGTTTGTTTTTGTCCGTTGTTATTGCTACTGTGCAAAAATAACGatcacatttcttttttaatatcattaaaaatttattaataatgaatatcAGTAGAATGTCTGAAcgaattgaaattataaatcaatattatgtaGCTTTAGAATATAAGATCGACAAACGGGTGAGTatgaatgtaaattatatgtgtAGTCAGAGAACTTGATTTATATTcactttgataaaatattccatactattttttatgttaattattaggAAGCATTAGAAAAGATATCCACTTTACACttcaaattgaaaattaaggatgttaacaattttacagataggtaaataaatacttaattttaagttaaaagatattatttaaaaaatgtaatcaatttttgttgatatatcttcttttacattcttttacaTTTGGCATTTATAGATTCTCTCAAACAGCGtctataatagaaaaaaatttatctatttttaaatctgcTTGTGATCATATAGATGAAGTTACCAATCTTCTTGAATACTTATATAGTGTCAGTACAAAAATGATGTTTAATCGTAAGTtcgatacaataatatttttgtggttgGTAACTGTCACACTATAATATTATcagtgttattaattttatattatttactttctaAATCATAATCAGTGGATATTCACTGGCAGACAGTTATAAGTATGCAGTCGCATACTTACAACTGTGATAATCAGTGATTCACTGTTTCAGTCACTTTCACTTCAgaattagtatatatatagtCATTGAAAGAtccatgtatttattttattgattgatAATCAGTAAATCATTGTAAGTATATCACTGATAGTCATTTACAATCACTGAAAGtgtatttttactgattttatcAAGTTTTTACCGATTgtgatttagagagtatacaaaaaatataccaATGAGAGAAACACATGTCAAATTGCTTATAAagaaattcttattttctagATAATTTCTGTAGTGttgatgatataaatatgatatatgtaatgtttattACATCCAAAGAAAAGCACATTTCATCATTTTTAGAAATAGccataatgtaattattcctaataaaaataatatatttttaaatgatattaaactattatatataaattcttattatattaaaattgacatccattaatatttgataaatattaatattttttagcaataatttttacatggAATGTCACAATGCACcttataaatcattaatttcaagtaaatatatttaaattatttaagaaaataatgcttt is part of the Monomorium pharaonis isolate MP-MQ-018 chromosome 2, ASM1337386v2, whole genome shotgun sequence genome and encodes:
- the LOC105833799 gene encoding myeloid differentiation primary response protein MyD88 isoform X2, which translates into the protein MRRGNITMDLSTVPLVAATAASRQVIATMLNPMKVLPSDNGLPRDWRGLAHQLELSTELMSLLTSHSDPTIHILTLLEKNQKDITMKNFQAMMEQMDRWDIIDDTEALFQSDAERYLEHQQRAQMSAEPIDECADQKILTFGDIHRLNQGLETQYYDAFLLYAEEDIDFVNEMIEKLETQFKLKLCLKDRDLVVGIEFEHEAIMKLISERCNRLLIIVSPNFLKSSANKFFLNYTQALSIEKRQRKIIPCIYKRCELPFQLKYISNLDYNLKGLDFWGKLHNSIQAPNSFGTSSIQEGNNLQESTEIKKTLPDKYKDIVHITQKTNEKTSKYPQENESCESIMKASDTKTLNVSSKKNKTLSRWEKITSNWKTKQSKENDQLTTETIVQNLPSLDNLDSLNLSSPHEYKKKKKKLFSNFTKKRIALKT
- the LOC105833799 gene encoding myeloid differentiation primary response protein MyD88 isoform X1, translated to MRRGNITMDLSTVPLVAATAASRQVIATMLNPMKVLPSDNGLPRDWRGLAHQLELSTELMSLLTSHSDPTIHILTLLEKNQKDITMKNFQAMMEQMDRWDIIDDTEALFQSDAERYLEHQQRAQMSAEPIDECADQKILTFGDIHRLNQGLETQYYDAFLLYAEEDIDFVNEMIEKLETQFKLKLCLKDRDLVVGIEFEHEAIMKLISERCNRLLIIVSPNFLKSSANKFFLNYTQALSIEKRQRKIIPCIYKRCELPFQLKYISNLDYNLKGLDFWGKLHNSIQAPNSFGTSSSIQEGNNLQESTEIKKTLPDKYKDIVHITQKTNEKTSKYPQENESCESIMKASDTKTLNVSSKKNKTLSRWEKITSNWKTKQSKENDQLTTETIVQNLPSLDNLDSLNLSSPHEYKKKKKKLFSNFTKKRIALKT